The segment TTTAGGGTTAAGTTACGAAATTGCGATATTTAGCCAGAGTTCAGTTTTTGCCGGGGGATAATCACCGGGGTAAATTTGTGCTTTTGTTGCAGTTGGCTTTTTTCTTCGGTATGATTTACTAATGGATTCAGAGAAGGATTTGTTTGCCCTGATGCAGGAGGCGGTTTTGAACCTCAAACCAAAGGAGGTTGTGGTTTTGTGTGAGGAGGCGATAAAAAGGGGGGTTCCGGCAGATGAGGCGCTGGAAAAGGGGCTGGCAAAGGGGATGCGATTGGTGGGTGAGAGGTTTGCCGCCAAGGTCTATTTTGTGCCCGAGGTGCTCTTGGCTGCCAAGGCGATGTATGCCGGGTTTGATGTTTTAAAGGAGCATTTACCCAAGAAGGCAAAAAGGCGGGGCAGGGTGGCTTTGGGTGTTGTGCAGGGTGATATCCATGACATCGGCAAGAATATTGTTAAGGTGATGGCAGAGGCAGAGGGTTTTGAGGTGATTGATCTGGGCAGGAATGTGCCGATAGAGCAGTTTGTGAATGCGGTGAAGGATGGGGTTCAGGTCCTGGGGATGTCGGCTCTGATGACAACAACGATGGGCAATATGGCAAGGGTGATTGAGGCGTTGAAAAGGGCAGGGCTGCGGGAAAGGGTGAAGATAGCGGTTGGTGGTGCGCCGGTTAACAGGGTGTTTGCCGAGCGGATTGGCGCCGATGGTTATGCGCCTGATGCCGCCAGCGCGGTGGGTGAAATCAGGCGGCTTATCGGATAGGTGCGGTTCGCAAAGAAGAGGGTGAGGCAGGTTTTGGGTCCGGATGCGGAGAGGGTTCTGCCACCGGTTGTATTTCCGATAGTTGTTGCCAATTATGCTGCGCGGGTTGCGGGTGAAAAACTCTCGCGGGCTATCACCGATGCCGAGGTTTTGAGTCAGGTTCTTTATC is part of the candidate division WOR-3 bacterium genome and harbors:
- a CDS encoding corrinoid protein yields the protein MDSEKDLFALMQEAVLNLKPKEVVVLCEEAIKRGVPADEALEKGLAKGMRLVGERFAAKVYFVPEVLLAAKAMYAGFDVLKEHLPKKAKRRGRVALGVVQGDIHDIGKNIVKVMAEAEGFEVIDLGRNVPIEQFVNAVKDGVQVLGMSALMTTTMGNMARVIEALKRAGLRERVKIAVGGAPVNRVFAERIGADGYAPDAASAVGEIRRLIG